From the Triticum urartu cultivar G1812 chromosome 4, Tu2.1, whole genome shotgun sequence genome, the window AGCGTGTCCTCGGAGTGCAAAGAGAAATCCGGCTCGTCCGGCTTGGCCAGCTTGGGGAACTTCATGGTGGACACGTCGTCGATCCGCTGCGACATGCTCTTCTGGTGCGCGCCCTTCTTGGTGTTCTTGGCGAACTTGGATGCCAGGAACGTGGCGCCCAGGTGcgtgccgccgccgtcgccgccctccGCGGACGACGACGCCGCCGCGCCAGCGCCGCCCTTGTACTCGCCGAGCAGCGGCGTGCTGGCGTcggcgccggcgatggcgccGGCCCCGCCCTgcccgtcgtcgtcgccggcgtcgcCCTGGCCGTCGTAGAGGAGCCCCTCCTGCTTCATGAGCTCCCTGGCGAGCTTCCTCTTCTTGTACCGCCTCCAGGCGCCCTGCACGAAGCACGCGCCCCAGCTCCGCCACTGGTGGGAGTAGTACCGGAACGCGTGCTGCAGCCGCTTGCTGTGGAGGCGCTTGAACTGGTTGGCCACGTACTTGAGGTCCTCGGCGCGCAGCGCGAACGCCTCCACCTCCGTCACCGACCGCACCGTGCGCGTGGACTGCGGGAAGTTGAGGCTCGGGTTGGGCATCAGCGCCCACGTCAGCAGCTCCTCGCCGCAGAAGTCCCCCGGCCGGAGCGTGATGGAGCTGAAGAAGTTGGTCCGGCCGCCGTCCGTCGTCGAGCTCTCCAGCTCGCCACGGATGATGAAGAGCATCTCGCTCACGGGGTCGCCCTCCCGCACGATGTACGCGTCCTTGGTGCTCAGCGACGACACCAGCCGCTCGCAGATGGCGTCCAGCAGCTGCTCGTCCATCTGCGAGAAGAAGGGCACCTGCAAGCAAGACCACGATCAATGCCGACGTTCAGCGTCGGAGTCACCTTACCGTACCGGCGGCGAAGAGCAAATGGCATATGGCAACGTACCCGCCGGACGAGGGCGAGGCAGAGGTGGCGCTGGATCTCGCGGCGGAGGTCGAGGGGCAGCGACTGGAGGATGGATTCCTCGTCGACGCCCCTGGTGGCCAGCCACTTGTACTGGAAGAACCTCCGGACGCGCTCCTGGAGCTCCAGGGGAAGCTGCCGGTGACGCATCCCCTCCTCGATGTCGCGCCGCTTCACCCGCCACTCCTCCAGCCTCACCGTCATCGACTGCAAGTACGTCTGCGAAACAAAAGGCCAAGATGGAACAATGTATGTGAACATAATGGTGCGAACAGTTTCTGGTGATAATAATTCTTGCACATGAAAGCATAAGTTTGAGAATTTTCTGCACTATGTTGATTTGGGCAATAACCACAGCTTTAGGACAGTTTCTGAAACATGAAAAATGAGCATCCAATTTCATGATAACAAATAAATAAATACCTGCATGTTTCCAATGAGATGTGAGAAGAAAACAAGGCCCATGATGCAGATCAGGATGCAGAATATAGTCTCCCCTGCGTAGGTGCTGTTCTGCAAGTTCTGTCCATAAGAACTTGCAGAAAACAAACACAAATTCAGTTATCCTTGCATCATCATGTGTTTATTTATAATGATCGCATACTCAGTTCAGACATCAGAAGAACTGCATCTTTATATACATGTATGCACACCTCAGGTTCCGGAAACCCCACCAGAGGCAGTAGAGATACTTCTCGAAGAAGGACGCATCGACGATATCAAGCTTCAGAGCATCCTCGAACAACCCGTACTCAAATCTCGCCCCGGGAAGTCCGCACTGCTTAGTGATGTTGCTAGCCGCGTGCCACTTCATCCGAACAGGATCCTCGAGCGATTTGCAGTCCAGATAGCTCATGTCACATATGGGCACCCTGGGGTCAGTGCCATTATCGCTTGTGCATTGGTCCACCCAGCAGGTGTACTGCCTCTCTATGGACAGCAGGTACCACAGGGCTCCCAGAACCTACATAACATACACCCACCATGTGAATCTATTGCTCTGTTCTGTTCGAAATGGAACGAGGAACACAAAAGACGACGGCGTGCATGCATGCATACATACATGGCTGGCCAGCGTGTAGAGAAGCAGGTTGTAGGCGGCCCCTGCCCAGGCAGTTCTTGTGACCACTCCACTGGACTTGACGATCTTGGAGTTGAGGGATATGATGAGGAACACTCTGGGTATGTACTGGATCAGCACGATCATCGACAGCGTGTTGTTGGTGTGGTTTGCTGAGGTGGTGCTCACAGCTGGTATCACAAACCAGATAATGATCTGCAACGATCGGCCTGCTCAGCTTAATTATCACGTACTAGTAGTAGTATTCAGTATGTGACTATTGCCGAACGCATcaaattagctagctagctagctagctattGTGTTTGACTCTCTGAAACATTCCTGCTTATGCATTTGAGCTATATAACTAACACAATATTTGATCAGGGAAGCTGTATCAAGGTCTGAATCACTGTCGTTGCATGCACATTAATCATGTCCTTCACAAGGAACACAGGATTGATTGACTGTATCACGTCAAAATTCATCACACTGTAATGACATTTCTGAAATTTGACACATGCGACGAGCAACATAGGTACAAAGATTGCCGGATTTGAAAAAGAAATGCGTCGCTGTGGATACGTGCATTGACGATGGAGAGATAGGGAGAAGGAGGGAGGGACGGAGGCATGCCTGGGGAATCGGGAGCATGGCGGCGAGATCGATGATGAAGTCGTTCTTGAGGTACCGGATGGCGATCTGGTCGGGGTCCCTGACGAGCTCGCCGCGCCCGAAGACGCGCGAGCTGGGCGCGACGAAGGCGGTGCGGAACTTGAGGATCATGTGCGCGAGGTAGAAGAGGTCGGCGACGGTGCGcacggcggtgacggcgacgccGATGCCCATGTTCATCTTGACGCACGCCTGCGTCTTGGCGTAGAGGAGGTAGAAGTACATGGGGTCGACGAAGAGGCCGACCATGCAGGTGACGAGGAAGAGGCGGTTCCAGTTAAGGACGACGTCGTCCCCGGGGTCGAGGATGCGGCTGGGCGTCCATGGCCGGCGGCCCGGGGGCTGGTTGGAGGAGGAGGCGCCGTGGCGGAAGAAGGGGAGCGGCGGGCGGCGGAAGGGCGGGAGGACGTGGCGCTGGAGGAAGCCGGCCATGGGCGGTGCTCGCGGCGGTGGGCGTCGGGGCGTCGATCGTCATGCATTGCATGCGCGTGCGCGGGTGGGGTGGGTGGTGCGGCTTCCATCGGGGCCACGAGGTGGTGCGGCGGCCGCGCGTTGCGGGTGCTTTGCTTCGCCGCGCGACCGACCGAGCCACAAATCGGCATACGGCATTTGGGCGGGTGCTCTGCTCTCCCCAAGCAAATTTCTACAGCTCCAATCGACCCTTCAATGTTTTTTAACAAAAAAAAAACCGACATTATTTGTAGGTTGTGCGAGCCTAAATTAACTCTTCGGAATCCATTATATGTGAATTTGGCACCTCAATTCCTTGACCCAGATGACCCTACATGCTCATTGTCGCATCAGGGTCTCCGTCTTCGGGGAGCGAACTTGTTGAAATGCAAAAGCTTGTAGAAGCAGCGGTCGAAAAATCGCCGATATAGACCAAGCCGCGGGTGGCCACAGTTTACATAGCGAATCGTCGCTCCGGAGAATAAAACATCAAAGAAGGCCTGTAGAACATCTCAGATCTTTCCCTTTATCGAAAAAAATAACATCCCAGATCCAGCCAGATAGAGTCGAGAACACAAATCCCACACGCTCCCAACGAAGCCGAGGTTGTCCAACTTTTATTGATCGGAACTGGAGCCGGAGAACTAACCAAAACGCATAGCCACGTTGTCAGCTCCGCGGAACTAGAAGCAGTGCTTGTCATACGTCATTTGTTTGCGCTACCACACAGTTAATAATAAAAAGATACTAGGCTCTCCAGATTTCTTTTTTCGAGAATCACTAGGCTCTCTAGATTTGGAACTTCCTTGTGCGTTGAGGGTTGTGGGGTCGCTCAGGCCCTACTGTAAAGGTGTGTATCGTTGGTAGAGGGTTCCtgtttcttttttttccttttattattttctggttttcttttcttttctaccCTTAAATTTATTTTTCACACtaaaatttgtgaactttttaaAATCCCTGATCAATTTCTTAATTGGTGGGAAAAATTCGTGAATATTTTAAAAATTCACGAACAGTTTTGAAGTTTGTGAACATTACTAAATTTCAAATCcgtgaacattttctgaaatacATGAATATTTTAAAATTCTTGATCATTTTTTTAGAATACATTTTTTAATTTGCAGCGTTTTTGAAAGTCTTGGATCATTAAAATCCATTAACATCTTTTGATTTAATGAACTTTAAAAATAAGATGTTAATGAACTTTAAAATAGCCGGTTTTTTATCATATAATTGTGGAGCGAGCTGGAAAAATTAAATGGGCGACTGGAGTCGGGAGCCGAGCTGAGCGAGCGAGAGCGTAGTGGTTGGGCCCATGTAAACGTTATAGTAGCAATTATGTGGTTTCAGTGCAGAATACGAGCTTCTAAGGTGCTCTTACAACAACCACCGGCTGACACCGAGGCCAAAATGCAGAAGAACAGCCGAACCACCCATGATACAGCTCCGCTCTCCTCTTAGAATAAATACCATCTCTAGCAACACCTCGGCACGATGAAGAAAAACCACAAGaacataactaaaacctaagtcAACACAGATGTCAGTGTACCATACCGGGTTGGCCCATCGATTAGGAGGCATTTCAATAGGCCGTCCTCAGGACCCAAGTATCTAGGATATGGCAAGGGCCCCTCGCACGTTACAAGGTTGGACTTCAAGAAGGTTGTTCATCCTGGCATGAACGCCAAGGATTAGTCAGGCGATCAAGGCTCTAGGTTGGTTAAGTTAACTTGTAACCCTAGACCTCGCCTCCTTTATAAGGCGAGGTCAGTGGGTAGTTTGAGGCCATTTGACCCATTATCATCGTCTTAATAGCACTAGTTGAGTGCCCGTGCGTTGTCACGGAACAACAAACTTACATCTCATTCACCATCATCATTGATCTCCACCGCCGACTCAACCTTGCTAGTTGTCTCACCATCATTGTTGAATGCACAATCAGCCTTGCTCTCCCTCATCATCAGTTCAAGAGAGGGTCGTCACCCTCCCGGAGCCCTAACAACCTCTCTGCTTAGAGCACCACTCCCATAAAATATTGGCTTATGTTTTCTTTTCCATACAATATACTTGTCATTGTTTCTCCCATCTAGCTATGTTTTTCAATTGTCCACGGGGTAAATGTATGTACATCTAGCTATGTTTCCATACAACATAGCTATGTTTCCCATTTCTCACATCAAAGTTATGTATGTACATCAAAGTtttgaagaaaatatgccctagaggcaataataaagttattatttatttccttatatcatgataaatgtttattattcatgctagaattgtattaaccggaaacataatacatgtgtgaatacatagacaaacttagtgtcactagtatgcctctacttgactagctcgttaatcaaagatggttatgtttcctaaccataaacaaggtgttgttatttgattaacgaggtcacatcattagttgaatgatctgattgacatgacccatttcattagcttagcacccgatcgtttagtatgttgctattgctttcttcatgacttatacatgttcctatgactatgatattatgcaactcccgtttaccggaggaacactttgtgtgctaccaaacgtcacaacgtaactgggtgattataaaggagctctacaggtgtctccaaaggtagatgttgggttggcgtatttcgagattaggatttgtcactgcgattgtcggagaggtatctctgggccctctcggtaatgcacatcacataagccttgcaagcattgcagccaatgagttagttgcaagatgatgtattacggaacgagtaaagagacttgccggtaacgagattgaactaggtattggataccgacgatcgaatctcgggcaagtaacataccgatgacaaagggaacaacgtatgttgttatgcggtctgaccgataaagatcttcgtagaatatgtaggagccaatatgggcatccaggtcccgctattggttattgaccggagatgtgtctcagtcatgtctgcattatt encodes:
- the LOC125553587 gene encoding cyclic nucleotide-gated ion channel 18-like — translated: MAGFLQRHVLPPFRRPPLPFFRHGASSSNQPPGRRPWTPSRILDPGDDVVLNWNRLFLVTCMVGLFVDPMYFYLLYAKTQACVKMNMGIGVAVTAVRTVADLFYLAHMILKFRTAFVAPSSRVFGRGELVRDPDQIAIRYLKNDFIIDLAAMLPIPQIIIWFVIPAVSTTSANHTNNTLSMIVLIQYIPRVFLIISLNSKIVKSSGVVTRTAWAGAAYNLLLYTLASHVLGALWYLLSIERQYTCWVDQCTSDNGTDPRVPICDMSYLDCKSLEDPVRMKWHAASNITKQCGLPGARFEYGLFEDALKLDIVDASFFEKYLYCLWWGFRNLSSYGQNLQNSTYAGETIFCILICIMGLVFFSHLIGNMQTYLQSMTVRLEEWRVKRRDIEEGMRHRQLPLELQERVRRFFQYKWLATRGVDEESILQSLPLDLRREIQRHLCLALVRRVPFFSQMDEQLLDAICERLVSSLSTKDAYIVREGDPVSEMLFIIRGELESSTTDGGRTNFFSSITLRPGDFCGEELLTWALMPNPSLNFPQSTRTVRSVTEVEAFALRAEDLKYVANQFKRLHSKRLQHAFRYYSHQWRSWGACFVQGAWRRYKKRKLARELMKQEGLLYDGQGDAGDDDGQGGAGAIAGADASTPLLGEYKGGAGAAASSSAEGGDGGGTHLGATFLASKFAKNTKKGAHQKSMSQRIDDVSTMKFPKLAKPDEPDFSLHSEDTL